In Paracoccus jeotgali, the following are encoded in one genomic region:
- a CDS encoding DUF484 family protein: protein MTHSALSPEQRQALLDDPAAILSDRDLMRAIVGAHEADAGDNVIDIRGRAMSALEARLDRLEAAHENVIAAAYENQSGMATIHRAVLSLLEPVDFDGFLENLQGDVADILRIDTLVLVIETATKEGQPELGGPLTMVPAGTVAQAMMGDRRGQHWPDVILRRVSRVTEPLHGGPVASEALIRLDLGPGRMPALLLMGADEPGRFSPAHGTDLLRFFGQAFRLLLLRWLEE from the coding sequence ATGACCCACAGCGCGCTGAGCCCCGAACAGCGCCAGGCCCTGCTGGACGATCCGGCGGCGATCCTGTCGGACCGCGACCTGATGCGCGCCATCGTCGGCGCTCATGAGGCCGATGCCGGCGACAATGTCATCGACATTCGCGGCCGCGCGATGAGCGCGCTGGAAGCGCGGCTGGACCGGCTGGAGGCGGCGCATGAAAACGTCATCGCCGCCGCCTATGAAAACCAGTCGGGCATGGCCACCATCCACCGCGCCGTGCTGTCGCTGCTGGAGCCAGTCGATTTCGACGGTTTTCTGGAAAACCTTCAGGGCGATGTGGCCGACATCCTGCGCATCGACACGCTGGTTCTGGTGATCGAGACCGCGACCAAGGAAGGCCAGCCGGAACTGGGCGGGCCGCTGACCATGGTGCCGGCGGGAACGGTCGCGCAGGCGATGATGGGCGACCGTCGCGGGCAACATTGGCCCGACGTGATCCTGCGCCGCGTCAGCCGCGTGACCGAGCCGCTGCATGGCGGCCCGGTCGCGTCCGAGGCGCTGATCCGGCTGGACCTTGGGCCGGGGCGGATGCCGGCGCTGCTGCTGATGGGCGCGGACGAGCCGGGCCGCTTCTCGCCCGCGCATGGCACCGACCTGCTGCGCTTTTTCGGGCAGGCCTTCCGGCTGCTGCTGCTGCGCTGGCTGGAGGAATGA
- the fsa gene encoding fructose-6-phosphate aldolase codes for MKFFVDTADVDAIRELNELGMVDGVTTNPSLILKSGRDITEVTREICEMVDGPVSAEVVAEKADDMIREGKLLAEIAENIAIKVPLTWDGLKACRALSDDGHMVNVTLCFSAAQAILAAKAGATFISPFIGRLDDIHLDGMDLIEDIRTIYDNYGYETQILAASIRSVNHIIESGRIGADVITAPPAVIKAMAGHPLTDKGLAQFNADWAKTGQKIGK; via the coding sequence ATGAAATTCTTTGTCGATACCGCCGATGTCGATGCCATCCGCGAATTGAACGAGCTGGGCATGGTCGATGGCGTGACCACCAACCCCTCGCTGATCCTGAAATCGGGCCGCGACATCACCGAGGTCACCCGCGAGATCTGCGAGATGGTCGATGGCCCGGTCTCGGCCGAGGTGGTCGCCGAAAAGGCCGATGACATGATCCGCGAGGGCAAGCTGCTGGCCGAGATCGCCGAGAACATCGCCATCAAGGTGCCGCTGACCTGGGACGGGCTGAAGGCCTGCCGCGCGTTGTCGGATGACGGCCACATGGTCAACGTGACGCTGTGCTTTTCCGCCGCGCAGGCGATCCTGGCCGCCAAGGCCGGCGCGACCTTCATCAGCCCCTTCATCGGACGTCTGGACGACATCCATCTGGACGGGATGGACCTGATCGAGGACATCCGCACCATCTACGACAATTACGGCTACGAGACGCAGATCCTTGCCGCCTCGATCCGGTCGGTCAATCACATCATCGAATCGGGCCGGATCGGGGCGGACGTCATCACCGCCCCGCCCGCCGTCATCAAGGCCATGGCCGGACATCCGCTGACCGACAAGGGGCTGGCGCAGTTCAACGCCGACTGGGCCAAGACCGGGCAGAAGATCGGGAAATGA